From one Humulus lupulus chromosome 8, drHumLupu1.1, whole genome shotgun sequence genomic stretch:
- the LOC133797039 gene encoding serine/threonine-protein kinase/endoribonuclease IRE1-like, with amino-acid sequence MSQIHEVYFGQESRASSSSSSSSSSSVMEMTNSTDYHDQTVIATSTTSTKTAKKNYEAQSIWYILWNKFWRRVRCWKCNEILVISEYDHQILYLCNLGELIQKQHSGTATNELKQIKLTNQNGRPTSICLKFVRNLCGALVGLHKSGKIHGNLNPGNVLIKKEIKGFRAELANNSFISSSSYHSTDCGKFGWEGAEGRVKKAESDIFGLGCVIFFLITNGRHPFGDDPSLREHNIKQNNIVNLSLLKDFPEAFHLLSHMLSPLLNYRPSAMKVLKQPLMWKSRKKQAFLCDTSDLGKNNSLLSDSLEASIIEGVSNTCWNQNIHEDIITHMRNYHRYDFASVRSLLRFIRNMSIHYKQLSPHIMNLIGVKDRDDLFDGYFARLFPNLFMMVYKLVEVNCSEERGFKEYF; translated from the exons atgtCTCAAATCCATGAGGTTTATTTTGGTCAAGAGTCgagagcttcttcttcttcttcttcttcttcttcttcttcagtaaTGGAGATGACCAACTCTACAGATTATCATGATCAAACGGTGATCGCTACCTCCACCACTTCAACAAag acTGCCAAGAAGAATTATGAAGCTCAATCCATATGGTATATTTTGTGGAATAAGTTTTGGAGAAGGGTTCGCTGTTGGAAATGT AATGAGATTCTAGTGATTTCGGAGTATGACCACCAAATTCTCTACCTTTGTAATTTGGGAGAATTGATCCAAAAGCAACATAGTGGAACTGCTACTAATGAATTGAAACAAATTAAACTCACCAATCAAAATGGTCGTCCAACATCCATCTGTTTGAAGTTTGTGAG GAATTTGTGTGGTGCGCTTGTTGGTTTACACAAATCGGGAAAAATTCATGGGAATTTGAATCCTGGAAATGTGTTAATAAAAAAAGAAATCAAAGGTTTTCGTGCAGAACTTGCCAACAATAGTTTCATTTCATCGAGTTCATATCATTCTACTG ATTGTGGCAAATTTGGTTGGGAAGGAGCAGAAGGTAGGGTTAAGAAAGCAGAGAGTGACATATTTGGTTTAGGTTGTGTGATTTTTTTTCTCATCACAAATGGTAGGCATCCATTTGGTGATGACCCTTCTCTTCGTGAACACAACATTAAACAAAACAACATTGTCAACCTCTCTCTTTTGAAGGATTTTCCTGAAGCTTTTCATCTTCTTTCTCATATGTTAAGCCCCTTACTTAACTACAG GCCATCCGCAATGAAGGTGTTAAAGCAACCATTAATGTGGAAATCAAGGAAGAAGCAAGCATTTTTATGTGACACCAGTGACCTAGGAAAAAACAACTCTCTTCTTTCAGATTCACTAGAAGCAAGTATAATCGAAGGGGTTTCAAACACGTGTTGGAACCAAAATATTCATGAGGATATAATCACTCACATGCGTAATTATCATCGATATGATTTTGCGAGTGTTCGATCCTTATTGCGATTTATACGAAATATGTCCATTCATTATAAACAACTTTCCCCACATATTATG AACCTGATTGGAGTGAAGGACCGTGATGACTTGTTTGATGGGTACTTTGCAAGACTATTTCCAAATCTTTTCATGATGGTTTATAAGCTTGTAGAGGTTAACTGTAGCGAAGAGAGAGGCTTCAAAGAGTATTTTTGA
- the LOC133797038 gene encoding subtilisin-like protease SBT6.1: MNALSPRTFLFFSISLPLIVSFSLLHFSSPNSHNHTVTLNSTHSLINKRNNYIVRFLEYKRAEAHRDYLQLGLRSPGWGWIERRNPASQYPTDFGLVWIEESAREGVIGELERLGMVKDVNVDASYTRGLLKEESRDGAFVDGKKRPGKIFTSMSFCEAENEHGARMSNSSFSWRRELLSERSQVTSLFGADALWAKGYTGSKVKMAVFDTGIRANHPHFRNIKERTNWTNENTLNDNLGHGTFVAGVVAGRDAECLGFAPDTEIYAFRVFTDAQVSYTSWFLDAFNYAIATNMDVLNLSIGGPDYLDLPFVEKVWEITANNIIMVSAIGNDGPLYGTLNNPADQSDVIGVGGIDYSDHIASFSSRGMSTWELPHGYGRVKPDVVAYGRDIMGSKISTGCKSLSGTSVASPVVAGMVCLLVSVIPESSRKDILNPASMKQALVEGAAKLAGPNMYEQGAGRVDLLASYEILKSYQPRASIFPSVLDYTDCPYSWPFCRQPLYAGAMPVIFNTTILNGMGVTGYIESSPTWHPYDEEGNLLSIHFTYSEVIWPWTGYLALHIQIKEEGTQFSGDIEGNVTFRVFSPPAQGEKELRSSTCVLQLKLKVVPTPPRSKRILWDQFHNIKYPPGYIPRDSLDVRNDILDWHGDHLHTNFHIMFNMLRDAGYYVETLGSPLTCFDAQQYGTLLLVDLEDEYFPEEIEKLRDDVINTGLGLAVFGEWYNVDTMVKMRFFDDNTRSWWTPITGGANIPALNDLLAPFGIAFGDKILNGDFSIDGEQSRYASGTDIVRFPRGGHVHSFSFLDSSESGATQNVLRTSDMATVDFPILGLIEANEGRIAVYGDSNCLDSSHMVTNCYWLLRKILEFTSGNIRDPVLFSNSAKQDSALYEEDNQLPSRRTDVNFSAYSAVVGKELICGIDSRFEIWGTKGYNLQVRGRNRRLPGYPVIDLGRGLNSSIHSSTSRRRKVNVKSKTDSLGNKYLGLFYGEERDMPVLAATHWIVPALIAVIGLLLFLSLWRIRQKRRRRRKGSGSGRYSNL; this comes from the exons CCGATTTCGGATTGGTTTGGATCGAGGAGTCTGCCAGGGAAGGGGTGATTGGGGAACTTGAGAGGCTGGGGATGGTTAAGGATGTGAATGTGGATGCCAGTTACACAAGGGGTTTGCTCAAGGAAGAGAGTAGAGATGGGGCTTTCGTTGATGGAAAGAAGCGGCCTGGGAAGATTTTTACGTCGATGTCGTTTTGCGAAGCTGAGAACGAACATGGCGCAAGGATGAGTAATTCTTCGTTTAGCTGGCGAAGGGAGCTGTTATCGGAG AGATCTCAGGTTACTTCATTATTTGGAGCTGATGCTCTTTGGGCAAAAGGGTACACCGGTTCAAAAGTCAAAATGGCTGTATTTGATACTGGCATTCGAGCTAATCACCCTCATTTTCGGAACATCAAG GAGCGAACGAACTGGACCAATGAGAATACCCTAAATGACAATCTTGGACATGGGACATTTGTTGCCGGTGTTGTTGCTGGTAGAGATGCAGAGTGTCTTGGCTTTGCTCCTGATACTGAGATCTATGCTTTCCGTGTGTTTACAGATGCTCAG GTATCATACACGTCTTGGTTCCTTGATGCATTCAACTATGCCATTGCAACCAATATGGATGTGTTAAATTTGAGTATAGGTGGACCTGATTATTTGGATCTCCCATTCGTAGAGAAG GTTTGGGAAATAACAGCAAATAATATAATTATGGTTTCGGCAATTGGAAACGATGGACCACTTTATGGAACTCTCAACAATCCAGCAGACCAGAGTGATGTCATTGGTGTTGGTGGCATTGACTACAGTGATCACATTGCTTCTTTTTCTTCAAGAGGAATGAGCACATGGGAACTTCCTCATGG TTATGGCCGGGTGAAGCCAGATGTGGTTGCATATGGACGAGACATTATGGGATCAAAGATCAGTACAGGCTGTAAAAGCTTGTCTGGTACTAGTGTGGCAAGTCCTGTGGTTGCTGGTATGGTTTGTTTGCTTGTTAGTGTCATACCCGAAAGCAGTCGGAAGGACATTTTAAACCCAGCAAGCATGAAGCAAGCACTTGTCGAGGGAGCTGCAAAGCTTGCTGGTCCAAATATGTATGAACAGGGTGCAGGCAGAGTTGATTT GTTAGCATCCTATGAAATTCTTAAGAGCTACCAACCCCGGGCAAGCATCTTTCCTAGTGTGCTTGATTATACAGACTGCCCTTATTCATGGCCATTTTGTCGCCAACCCCTTTATGCTGGTGCCATGCCTGTTATTTTTAACACTACCATTCTCAATGGAATGGGTGTGACTGGATACATAGAAAGCTCACCAACATGGCATCCTTATGACGAAGAAGGTAATCTTCTAAGTATCCATTTTACTTATTCAGAAGTAATCTGGCCTTGGACTGGTTATTTAGCACTTCACATTCAAATTAAGGAAGAGGGCACACAATTTTCTGGAGATATTGAGGGAAATGTGACATTTAGAGTGTTTAGTCCTCCGGCTCAAGGAGAGAAGGAGCTCCGTAGTAGTACCTGTGTGCTTCAACTGAAATTAAAAGTAGTTCCAACACCACCAAGATCAAAACGTATTTTGTGGGATCAATTTCACAATATTAAATATCCTCCTGGTTATATTCCAAGAGACTCTTTGGATGTCCGTAATGATATTCTTGATTGGCATGGAGATCACCTACATACAAATTTCCACATTATGTTCAACATGTTAAGGGATGCTGGTTACTATGTAGAAACCCTTGGTTCACCGCTTACATGCTTTGATGCTCAGCAGTATGGGACGCTTCTTTTGGTAGATCTTGAGGATGAGTACTTCCCAGAGGAGATTGAAAAGCTAAGAGATGACGTTATTAATACAGGATTGGGATTGGCTGTATTTGGTGAGTGGTATAACGTTGATACAATGGTGAAGATGAGATTTTTTGATGATAACACTCGAAGCTGGTGGACTCCTATTACTGGAGGCGCTAATATTCCAGCATTGAATGACCTTTTGGCCCCGTTTGGGATTGCTTTCGGTGATAAAATTTTGAATGGTGACTTCTCTATTGACGGTGAACAGAGTAGATATGCATCTGGAACAGACATTGTGAGATTTCCCAGAGGTGGCCATGTGCACAGCTTTTCCTTCTTGGACAGCTCAGAGAGTGGGGCCACTCAAAATGTTTTGCGGACTTCTGACATGGCCACG GTTGACTTTCCCATCCTTGGTCTCATAGAGGCAAATGAAGGTCGTATTGCTGTCTATGGAGACTCCAACTGTTTGGACAGCAGTCATATGGTAACCAATTGTTATTGGCTCCTGAGAAAAATTTTAGAATTCACTAGTGGAAACATCAGAGATCCTGTGCTTTTCTCAAACTCAGCTAAACAGGATTCTGCCTTATATGAGGAGGACAACCAATTACCATCTCGTAGAACTGATGTGAATTTCTCCGCCTACTCCGCAGTGGTAGGAAAGGAATTAATCTGTGGGATTGATTCCAGATTCGAAATATGGGGAACCAAGGGATACAATTTGCAGGTTAGGGGAAGAAACAGAAGATTACCAGGTTATCCTGTTATTGACTTGGGGAGAGGTCTAAATTCTTCCATCCACAGTTCTACTTCAAGGCGTCGAAAAGTGAATGTAAAAAGTAAAACCGATTCTTTAGGAAATAAGTACTTGGGCTTGTTTTACGGAGAagag CGTGATATGCCTGTGTTAGCTGCTACTCATTGGATTGTTCCTGCACTAATTGCAGTAATTG GTCTTCTGTTATTCTTGAGCTTATGGAGAATTCGGCAGAAGCGACGGCGGCGGAGGAAAGGTTCTGGCTCTGGTCGATATTCTAATCTCTAG